Proteins encoded within one genomic window of Bemisia tabaci chromosome 2, PGI_BMITA_v3:
- the LOC109044115 gene encoding uncharacterized protein, which produces MTCERNKEEDRNRRITKVMERIGNEAALLLAKTERLRMLKDHYEAYLNRVYPIKKNYLIEMYDIKSHYPELIYVDEPLYSIDDYLPQFKAVGRSYFEGNTSTLSSVLDNKSTRASQSGKNYLPDVLTSPENLFTSESLKNRGGELVNMNSFISDERNEKCYASDLIAPILTTIPDSKFDSHYKSSRKESTLCDNCERLKRQQMQSYSYNTGPGSYGKSNYTYSDFSRFRFRNLARNSKIPMSRFHYQSFPNIEPRHQRVRSDSVAMRTPLQRDTYIDNIIKSKLENSKRIIDRYSRLSQSWNGIKNKSQEDADVRTYLKKREVDRLASYSNNLIRHSIPNQSFTTGNYSAVDSKHNYQKILRTLSDRETVSHRANLYKHVVFSSEVPSSYDDVLHKNSSTSLLQERGRVQNYNIYPSNLSTLSSYPSNRSSSVSDTQTSSGQRRSYLSSPFNESDFQKVPFYQRDMSTTFKGDIEKSPVKIYEDTKHDRDEVRTNMSGNTNDGSLGRGHVDENSSQAVAEKMVTPRVVIFEADTEEITLIPQIGNPTIETEKVKSNIITETAIKKKDEDNDNSTHIINQDENNNENNHKGKKSKDKQYEENTPRQMCIDDLTNSELKRNSHERESRATEKLKQGAIEEEKTGTVEESFDRENETRNRKTVEDEKRKAASDTTLKVEEEDKTLEADTELKHTDAVCQKKELKDIDGDSRKTSTESPPIVKSEVVTNEGPSADGGENELNFSDVQNSTRIKRTSYTDEDSELMGKNQKDTDMNGSAQQVDFGAIHQADVINDHSEKLAFPQYDGVHQEVDGHLERPYEMFQHQTYTDQEQQPLDEQNARQYENQPQHRYEEQPQLPYEEHQPQNRVQKQTYAENPEYENQPQQRYEEQPQLSYEEHQRQKRAQKQKYEEDPEYENQPQQRYEEQQLSYEGLKQQSKVPNQQVYEENPPQPFEVQEQPPYESQGQPLYDEHVQQQYLEQQEPYNEIVYDGSSTQYRDESHYVEQNENYPQDPSQYPKFENTREDVYDENQIYEHSHAQDEFRQYDGHGSQELLAPEPIYGQDGRVEYSSYQNEYPVNNENYGTAQQLEEYAPGTEGEDYSQRIPEEYGRGYENQHITSGEYEQPRNMYGEANDPSPYVHHTEEYGQDGYQDQEYRTNQGDLFEPEAEYPTPEYHQDLHYSDEPQKYTDGVPEQYQREELTHNTHPYSQDARRTDYSSQQEVSRQGNTQYEEMKVSRAQVDAYQEPHRKATKE; this is translated from the exons CGACTACCTACCTCAATTTAAAGCAGTAGGTAGATCTTACTTTGAGGGAAATACTTCAACACTAAGTTCTGTATTGGATAATAAGTCAACACGCGCAAGtcagtcagggaaaaattatctACCAGACGTTTTGACTTCACCTGAGAACTTATTCACGAGTGAATCATTGAAGAATAGGGGTGGTGAGCTAGTAAATATGAACTCTTTCATCAGCGATGAACGCAACGAAAAATGTTATGCAAGTGATCTCATTGCACCTATTCTGACTACAATTCCCGACAGCAAGTTTGATAGCCACTATAAAAGCAGCAGAAAGGAGTCTACTCTTTGTGATAATTGTGAACGGTTAAAAAGGCAGCAGATGCAGAGCTATTCCTATAATACTGGGCCTGGGAGTTATGGAAAATCGAATTATACCTATTCTGATTTCAGTAGATTTAGATTCCGGAACTTGGCTCGAAATTCAAAGATACCAATGAGCAGGTTCCATTATCAGTCTTTTCCGAATATTGAACCAAGGCATCAAAGAGTCAGAAGTGACTCAGTTGCCATGAGAACTCCATTGCAAAGAGATACTTATATCGATAATATAATTAAGAGTAAACTCGAAAATAGTAAGCGAATTATAGATAGATACTCAAGATTGTCTCAATCTTGGAATGGAATCAAGAATAAAAGCCAGGAAGATGCGGACGTACGTacttacttaaaaaaaagagaggtagaCAGGCTGGCTAGCTACAGCAACAATTTGATCCGgcattcaataccaaaccaaaGTTTCACAACAGGCAATTATTCAGCCGTGGACTCAAAGCACAATTATCAGAAAATACTACGGACACTATCAGACAGAGAGACAGTATCTCATAGAGCAAATCTGTACAAACATGTTGTATTTTCTTCAGAAGTTCCCTCTTCTTATGATGACGTCTTGCATAAAAATTCTAGCACTTCATTATTGCAAGAAAGAGGAAGGGTCCAGAATTACAACATCTATCCATCAAATTTGTCGACACTCTCATCTTACCCGTCAAACCGTTCTTCCAGTGTAAGTGATACGCAGACGAGTTCTGGTCAACGTCGGAGTTACTTAAGCTCCCCTTTTAATGAATCTGACTTTCAGAAAGTgccattctatcaaagagacatGAGTACTACATTTAAGGGAGATATTGAAAAGTCCCCAGTCAAAATTTATGAAGATACAAAACACGATCGTGACGAAGTACGTACAAACATGTCTGGCAACACAAATGATGGATCATTAGGGAGAGGGCATGTGGATGAAAATAGTTCCCAAGctgtggctgaaaaaatggttaCTCCTCGAGTCGTAATCTTTGAGGCAGATACGGAAGAAATTACACTGATTCCTCAGATTGGAAACCCTACAATAGAGACAGAGAAGGTTAAAAGTAATATCATAACTGAAACtgcaattaaaaagaaagatgAAGATAATGATAACAGCACCCACATCATCAATCAggatgaaaataataatgagaACAATCATAAGGGTAAAAAGTCCAAGGACAAACAATATGAGGAAAATACACCCAGACAGATGTGCATAGATGATCTAACAAACTCTGAACTAAAAAGGAACTCACATGAGCGAGAATCAAGAGCCacagaaaaattaaagcaaGGAGCCATTGAGGAGGAGAAAACCGGGACAGTTGAAGAatcttttgacagagaaaatGAGACTCGTAATAGAAAAACTGTTGAAGATGAAAAACGCAAAGCAGCAAGTGACACCACTTTAAAAGTAGAGGAAGAAGACAAAACGCTTGAAGCTGATACTGAATTAAAGCACACTGATGCCGTATGCCAAAAAAAGGAACTGAAAGATATCGATGGTGATTCCAGGAAAACTTCCACAGAGTCTCCACCGATTGTCAAATCAGAAGTTGTCACCAATGAGGGGCCTTCTGCTGATGGGGGAGAAAACGAACTAAACTTCTCTGACGTACAAAATTCAACACGAATAAAGCGCACATCTTACACGGATGAAGACTCagaattgatgggaaaaaaccaaaaggaTACAGATATGAACGGATCAGCACAACAGGTCGACTTTGGAGCTATTCATCAAGCAGATGTGATTAATGACCATTCTGAGAAACTAGCGTTTCCACAGTATGATGGAGTGCATCAAGAGGTTGACGGGCACCTTGAGAGGCCGTATGAGATGTTCCAACATCAGACTTACACTGATCAAGAGCAACAGCCACTGGATGAACAAAATGCCCGTCAATATGAAAATCAGCCTCAACATAGGTATGAGGAGCAACCTCAACTTCCATACGAGGAACATCAACCGCAAAATAGGGTACAGAAACAGACGTATGCGGAGAATCCTGAATATGAAAATCAGCCTCAACAAAGGTATGAGGAGCAACCGCAACTTTCTTACGAGGAACATCAACGGCAAAAGAGGGCACAGAAACAGAAATATGAGGAGGACCCTGAATATGAAAATCAGCCTCAACAAAGGTATGAGGAGCAACAACTTTCATATGAAGGACTAAAACAGCAAAGTAAGGTTCCGAATCAACAGGTGTACGAAGAGAACCCTCCGCAACCATTTGAGGTGCAAGAGCAACCACCATACGAGAGTCAAGGGCAGCCACTGTATGATGAGCACGTACAACAACAGTACCTGGAGCAACAAGAACCCTACAACGAAATTGTGTATGACGGGTCAAGCACTCAGTACAGAGATGAGTCTCACTATGTTGAACAAAATGAGAACTATCCCCAGGATCCAAGCCAGTATCCTAAGTTTGAAAATACGCGAGAGGATGTTTATGACGAAAATCAAATTTACGAACATTCTCATGCACAAGATGAATTTAGGCAGTATGATGGACACGGGTCTCAGGAACTTCTTGCTCCAGAGCCTATTTACGGTCAAGATGGGAGGGTGGAATATTCAAGCTATCAAAATGAATATCCAGTGAACAATGAGAATTACGGAACTGCACAACAGCTAGAGGAGTATGCGCCTGGTACCGAAGGCGAAGATTATAGTCAAAGAATTCCGGAAGAATATGGTAGAGGTTATGAGAATCAACACATAACTTCTGGAGAATATGAGCAACCAAGAAACATGTACGGCGAAGCAAATGATCCGAGCCCATACGTCCACCACACAGAAGAATATGGTCAAGACGGCTATCAAGACCAAGAGTATCGAACCAATCAAGGTGATCTCTTCGAACCGGAAGCTGAGTATCCTACTCCGGAATATCATCAGGATCTTCATTATTCAGATGAGCCACAAAAATATACTGATGGTGTGCCAGAACAGTATCAACGAGAAGAATTGACTCATAACACGCATCCTTACTCACAGGATGCACGCCGCACAGATTACTCATCTCAACAAGAAGTGTCTCGACAAG gaAACACACAATATGAAGAAATGAAAGTCTCAAGAGCACAAGTGGATGCATACCAAGAGCCCCACCGCAAGGCTACTAAAGAGTAA